In Prevotella sp. oral taxon 475, one DNA window encodes the following:
- the rnc gene encoding ribonuclease III, producing the protein MLSNLIDRIKLPFRKEKELYSSLYRILGFYPRDIRYYKLALMHKSVMRRGANGKPANNERLEFLGDAILDAIVGDIVYRHFPGKREGFLTNTRSKLVQRETLNKLAQEMGISRLILSSGRSSSHNNYMGGNAFEALVGAIYLDRGYTRCMKFMEQRILAKMINIDKVAYKEVNFKSKLIEWSQKNRVKLDFKVKEQGKDKNGSPFFLFCAVLEGVEGCVGKGYSKKESQQLASKLTLERLKKEPSFIDEVFAAKTQRTKMEEEPVSSVPDTEPQNDFIIVSEQTIVAEAPQETAVVEAPAELPKENAEPALSEKQTERKPRTRRKPAESTDSESIVATKEEKPMAADTSASATRRRKAETEKPAASPKKKERTAAEKADDAVEGAATTPRRRKKPAAKEEVHVGQESENALQEPRMEIEKPQKSSAKEEDPDFDLSHITAKEQSREDIIAAAEAAAFSE; encoded by the coding sequence ATGCTGAGTAATCTTATCGATAGGATAAAGCTCCCTTTCCGCAAGGAAAAGGAGCTTTATTCGTCTCTGTATCGCATCCTCGGCTTTTACCCTCGAGACATCCGATACTACAAATTGGCGTTGATGCACAAAAGTGTGATGCGCCGCGGAGCCAACGGAAAGCCGGCCAACAACGAGCGATTGGAGTTCTTAGGCGACGCTATCCTCGACGCTATCGTAGGAGACATCGTCTATCGCCACTTCCCCGGCAAGCGGGAAGGCTTTCTTACCAACACGAGGAGTAAGCTCGTGCAGCGCGAAACACTGAACAAGCTTGCTCAGGAGATGGGCATCAGTAGACTGATTCTTTCGTCTGGGCGCAGCTCTTCCCACAACAACTACATGGGAGGCAATGCTTTCGAGGCCTTAGTGGGAGCGATCTATTTGGATAGAGGATACACCCGCTGCATGAAATTCATGGAACAGCGCATCCTGGCCAAGATGATCAACATCGACAAGGTGGCCTATAAGGAGGTGAACTTCAAGAGTAAGCTCATTGAATGGAGCCAAAAGAATCGCGTCAAACTCGATTTCAAGGTGAAAGAGCAGGGAAAAGACAAAAACGGAAGTCCGTTTTTCTTGTTCTGCGCTGTGCTCGAAGGTGTCGAAGGCTGTGTGGGCAAGGGCTATAGCAAGAAAGAGAGTCAGCAGTTAGCTTCCAAACTCACGCTGGAACGACTCAAAAAGGAACCTTCTTTCATAGACGAGGTGTTTGCAGCCAAGACCCAACGCACGAAGATGGAGGAAGAACCCGTGAGCAGTGTGCCCGATACGGAGCCACAAAACGACTTCATCATCGTTTCCGAACAAACGATTGTGGCAGAAGCTCCCCAGGAAACGGCCGTTGTGGAAGCCCCGGCCGAGCTGCCAAAGGAGAACGCCGAACCTGCACTCTCTGAGAAACAGACGGAACGCAAACCAAGAACGCGCCGTAAACCGGCAGAATCGACTGATTCGGAGTCGATCGTTGCCACCAAAGAAGAAAAGCCGATGGCTGCCGATACCTCCGCTTCTGCCACACGAAGAAGAAAGGCGGAGACGGAGAAACCGGCTGCATCGCCGAAGAAGAAGGAACGCACCGCTGCTGAAAAGGCAGATGACGCTGTGGAAGGGGCCGCAACTACGCCGCGAAGAAGGAAGAAGCCGGCTGCCAAGGAAGAAGTCCATGTCGGTCAGGAGTCGGAGAACGCTCTGCAAGAGCCTCGGATGGAGATCGAAAAGCCTCAAAAATCCTCTGCCAAGGAGGAAGATCCCGACTTCGACTTGAGTCATATCACGGCCAAAGAGCAGTCGCGCGAAGACATCATCGCTGCCGCTGAGGCCGCCGCTTTCTCAGAGTAA
- the fabF gene encoding beta-ketoacyl-ACP synthase II produces the protein MELKRVVVTGLGAVTPVGNTPEETWENLVAGKSGAAPITAFDTTKFKTKFACEVKGLNVTDYIDRKEARKMDRYTQLAIIAAMQGMKDSGLDLESEDRNRIGVVYGVGIGGIKTFEDEVTYFGQHLGEEPKFNPFFIPKMIADIAAGHISIMYGLHGPNYATTSACASSTNALADAFNLIRLGKANVIVAGGAEAAICGCGVGGFNAMHALSTRNDDPAHASRPFSASRDGFVMGEGAGCLILEELEHAKARGAKIYAEMVGEGASADAHHITASHPEGLGARLVMQNALEDAGMKPEDIDYINVHGTSTPVGDISEAKAIKELFGEAAYKLNISSTKSMTGHLLGAAGAVEAMACVLAVKNDLIPPTINHEEADKDENIDYNLNFTFNKAQQRKVRAALSNTFGFGGHNACVIFKKYAE, from the coding sequence ATGGAGTTAAAAAGAGTAGTAGTAACAGGACTCGGTGCCGTTACTCCTGTAGGCAATACGCCCGAGGAAACTTGGGAAAACTTAGTTGCCGGTAAGAGTGGTGCCGCCCCGATTACGGCATTCGATACAACCAAATTCAAAACAAAGTTCGCCTGCGAGGTAAAAGGTCTGAACGTAACCGACTATATCGACCGCAAAGAAGCACGAAAGATGGACCGCTATACACAGCTCGCCATCATCGCTGCCATGCAGGGAATGAAAGACAGCGGACTCGACTTGGAGAGCGAAGACCGCAACCGCATTGGCGTAGTTTACGGCGTAGGCATCGGCGGTATCAAAACATTTGAAGACGAGGTGACCTATTTCGGACAGCATCTTGGGGAAGAACCCAAGTTCAACCCTTTCTTCATCCCGAAGATGATTGCCGATATTGCCGCCGGACACATATCGATCATGTACGGTCTTCATGGCCCTAACTATGCAACCACTTCTGCCTGTGCATCGTCTACTAATGCTTTGGCCGATGCTTTCAACCTCATCCGCTTGGGAAAAGCCAACGTGATTGTGGCCGGAGGTGCCGAAGCCGCTATCTGCGGTTGCGGAGTGGGTGGCTTTAACGCCATGCATGCCTTGTCAACTCGCAACGATGACCCTGCACATGCTTCTCGTCCGTTCAGTGCCAGCCGTGATGGATTCGTCATGGGAGAAGGTGCTGGCTGCTTGATTCTTGAAGAACTTGAGCATGCAAAGGCTCGTGGAGCAAAGATCTATGCCGAAATGGTAGGCGAAGGGGCCAGTGCCGACGCACATCATATCACCGCCAGTCATCCCGAAGGCTTGGGTGCGCGTCTCGTTATGCAAAATGCGCTGGAGGATGCAGGTATGAAACCCGAGGATATCGACTATATCAACGTGCACGGAACGTCGACTCCGGTGGGCGATATTTCAGAGGCCAAGGCTATTAAAGAACTCTTTGGCGAGGCTGCCTACAAGCTCAACATCAGCTCTACCAAGTCGATGACGGGCCATTTGCTGGGTGCTGCCGGTGCCGTTGAGGCGATGGCGTGTGTGCTGGCCGTGAAAAACGACCTCATTCCGCCCACCATCAATCACGAAGAGGCAGACAAAGACGAGAACATCGACTACAATCTGAACTTCACTTTCAACAAAGCGCAACAGCGTAAGGTGCGTGCGGCTCTGAGCAACACGTTCGGTTTCGGTGGACATAACGCTTGTGTGATCTTCAAAAAGTATGCTGAGTAA
- a CDS encoding acyl carrier protein has protein sequence MSEIESKVKAIIVDKLGVDEAEVKPEASFTNDLGADSLDTVELIMEFEKEFGISIPDDKAEKIGTVGDAIAYIEENSK, from the coding sequence ATGTCAGAAATCGAATCGAAAGTAAAAGCTATCATCGTTGACAAACTTGGTGTAGACGAAGCAGAGGTAAAGCCCGAAGCAAGCTTCACAAACGACCTTGGTGCAGATTCTCTTGATACTGTAGAGCTGATCATGGAATTTGAGAAAGAATTTGGCATCTCTATTCCTGATGATAAGGCAGAGAAAATCGGTACAGTAGGCGATGCTATCGCTTACATCGAGGAGAACTCGAAGTAA
- a CDS encoding DUF1735 and LamG domain-containing protein has product MMKSIVGKLPILLSILLWVACKNSPGYYDGVYIVGTEGKDVTAALTVDDVPSAIGINVASSSLATENLTIDMKVNPELVETFNKEHHKNYELLPASAYKLDNTQLKIEQGKHITTTGMRLSIVNRDDMKMGITYVLPVSIEKVEGGKLPVIEASRTIYVVVNQVIVTKAADLDQPWRYYYADFSHESKFNTKAMKTVTFEARVRFRKMNASSSKWCYSVMGLEENLCLRTAGGPKDGWKLQLGDPNHMDSRDVLPNDKWVHLACVYNGETGKKYLYINGELQAETTDSRPTISLASAYGQHDLFFIGQSANDDRCMEGWVSEARVWATARTAAELKNNVCWVDPLSEGLVAYWRFNEAHQSGSYYIVTDLTGNGYDAYYYGWYDGGVPSFVDAVRCPE; this is encoded by the coding sequence ATGATGAAATCAATAGTAGGGAAACTTCCCATTCTGTTATCGATTTTGCTTTGGGTTGCTTGTAAAAACAGCCCGGGTTATTATGACGGAGTGTACATCGTGGGCACTGAAGGCAAAGACGTGACGGCGGCACTCACCGTAGACGATGTTCCGTCGGCCATCGGTATCAACGTGGCTTCCTCGTCGTTGGCCACTGAGAACCTGACGATCGACATGAAGGTGAACCCCGAACTGGTGGAGACCTTCAACAAAGAACACCACAAAAACTATGAGTTGCTGCCCGCCAGTGCCTACAAACTCGACAACACTCAGCTGAAAATAGAACAAGGGAAGCATATCACGACCACCGGTATGCGTCTGAGCATCGTCAATCGAGACGATATGAAGATGGGCATCACCTATGTTCTGCCCGTGAGCATTGAGAAGGTGGAAGGCGGGAAGCTGCCTGTGATCGAGGCGTCGCGCACCATTTACGTCGTAGTGAACCAGGTAATCGTCACCAAGGCGGCCGACTTGGATCAGCCTTGGCGGTATTATTATGCCGATTTCAGCCACGAGTCCAAGTTCAACACCAAGGCCATGAAGACCGTTACCTTTGAGGCGCGCGTGCGTTTTCGAAAGATGAACGCCAGCAGCAGTAAGTGGTGCTACTCGGTGATGGGGCTTGAAGAGAACCTTTGCTTAAGAACGGCCGGCGGACCCAAAGATGGCTGGAAGCTACAACTGGGAGATCCCAACCACATGGACTCTCGTGACGTGCTGCCCAACGACAAATGGGTGCATCTGGCCTGCGTCTATAACGGCGAGACGGGTAAGAAATATCTCTATATCAACGGCGAACTGCAAGCCGAAACTACCGATAGCCGACCCACGATCAGCCTGGCCAGTGCCTACGGGCAGCACGATTTGTTCTTCATCGGTCAGTCTGCCAACGACGATCGCTGCATGGAAGGTTGGGTGAGCGAGGCCCGTGTGTGGGCCACCGCTCGCACAGCAGCCGAGTTAAAGAACAATGTCTGCTGGGTAGACCCGCTCTCCGAGGGGCTGGTGGCCTACTGGCGGTTTAACGAAGCGCACCAGTCGGGCTCTTATTACATCGTGACCGACCTCACCGGAAACGGTTACGACGCCTATTATTATGGCTGGTACGACGGCGGTGTGCCCTCGTTTGTAGATGCCGTTCGGTGTCCTGAATAG
- a CDS encoding glycoside hydrolase family 18: MRNKIASLLLAFSAVSTLISCSTEIEALDIVKPEPKSEQYYADLRAYKQRDDHEVFFGWFGGWNTDSPSMIGSLKSVPDSVDIISIWSGTYNREDLEYVQNVKGTRVTYTIFAHQIPKTFLGGENHDQVTKEGIEAYAVALVDTMKKYGYQGIDLDYEPGYQDPAGGPFTGPLVGPATKYPNYRDNMAVFVKKLGEFIGPKSGTKNLLIIDGVPYDVHPELAEYFNYGVVQSYDSGGFSDLQSRFNRAANRGWKPEQYIFAETFEGGKATTGGVSHTLREGGPLVPSILGMAHFLPEFEGKIAKRKGGCGAYHMENDYNNTPNYRYIRQAIQIMQEHK; encoded by the coding sequence ATGAGAAATAAAATTGCATCTTTGCTGCTGGCATTCTCGGCCGTGAGCACACTGATTTCGTGCAGCACCGAGATCGAGGCATTGGATATCGTGAAGCCGGAGCCGAAGTCGGAACAGTATTATGCCGACCTCAGGGCCTACAAACAACGCGACGACCATGAGGTTTTCTTCGGTTGGTTCGGTGGATGGAACACCGATTCGCCCAGTATGATTGGGTCGTTGAAGAGTGTTCCCGATAGTGTCGACATCATCTCTATTTGGAGTGGAACCTACAATCGCGAAGATCTTGAGTATGTACAGAACGTCAAAGGTACACGCGTCACTTATACGATCTTCGCCCATCAGATACCGAAGACGTTCCTGGGTGGCGAAAACCACGACCAAGTGACCAAAGAAGGCATCGAGGCTTATGCCGTTGCGCTGGTCGATACGATGAAGAAGTATGGCTATCAGGGCATCGATCTCGACTACGAACCGGGCTATCAAGATCCCGCCGGTGGGCCTTTCACTGGTCCGTTGGTAGGTCCGGCGACGAAATATCCCAACTATCGCGACAACATGGCTGTGTTTGTCAAGAAGCTGGGCGAGTTTATTGGTCCCAAATCGGGCACGAAGAACCTCCTTATTATCGACGGAGTGCCCTATGATGTGCATCCCGAACTGGCCGAATACTTCAACTACGGTGTGGTGCAGTCTTACGATTCGGGGGGCTTCTCCGACCTTCAAAGTCGCTTTAACCGTGCTGCCAATCGCGGTTGGAAGCCCGAACAATACATCTTTGCCGAGACTTTCGAAGGTGGAAAGGCCACTACCGGGGGTGTGAGTCACACCTTGCGCGAGGGCGGACCACTCGTTCCGTCGATCTTGGGCATGGCTCATTTCTTGCCCGAGTTCGAAGGAAAGATCGCCAAACGTAAAGGCGGGTGTGGTGCTTACCACATGGAGAACGACTATAACAACACGCCTAACTATCGTTACATCCGTCAAGCCATTCAAATTATGCAAGAACACAAGTAG